TACTCAAGTAAAGTACACATATATGAAGGTGGAAGTTTCTTGTTCTTCTACCTTTTACCCCACATTTCCTCCTTTACTCTTTAGCCCAAGATCTACAGAGAACTGAAATAGGCTTTACTTCTAACTTTAATTTCTAAAGACTAACTCCTGATTATTAAAAATGTGTGAAATGTTGTGTGGTGATTCACAGGACTAGAAGTCAGGAAGCCTGATTTTTGGATTGAATTCTATCACCAGCAAATTGGATGCTTAGAGGCAAGTCTCTGATTTCAGTGTCTCTAACATGAGAGAACAGGCTAGATGATTCCCAGCAGTCTTCTAACTCTGAATCCCTTGATTGTATACTGAAAAACTTGTCTTGCTTAGGGCTGTGCATTAGACATCTTTTTGTCAAAAATGAACATAACAATGGGCTAGAATGGATATTCATGGTGAAAATATACAGTAGCTTTTTcccattaatttttctatttataggGTTGTTAGAAAGATGAGAAGCAAATGTCTCTGAAAATCCATTAAGCAAACTTATAAACAAAATAGATACTTGTGCAATACCTCAGACCATTACATGTGCTAATACTGGCAGCAGAATCGAATTCATGTATGATGGATCCTTGGTAAAAACAGTGATCCTAAAATAGATGAAGAGGCAATTGATATAAGTACACATattaatattacataaatattaacttatacatattttatgttcACAATACATCAGCATTTCATTGTCACAAATTGTACacatattcatgtattcattcattgcATCCTgtcatttggaaaattttgaaaCTCCTTTAGAATCCTTTTAATTGCATGATTACATTTTGTGAAGCAGTATATGGATTCTTCCCTCACGAATTCAGCAGCTCTTAGTTGATGAATCAAGCCTCAGAAATGTgacttttttccttataaatatttctcctttAACCCATCCTAAAATTTCTACCAAACTACCGTACTTGGGTTGTTATTACAGTTTTCCTCCAGTTTCCTATGAAATCATGCCAAGGTTTTTGATGATTGCTAAAAGTAAGTCTCACTCTCCAACCAGGTCTCCTCAAGCCCTTCTCTCCTGCTGCTGTGCTTCAGTCAAGTTGGTATCCTTGTCACTCCCTACTTGGTGCACTGCCTACAGTGGTTCTGTCAGGTAATCAATTACCTTTTCCGTTATATCCATCCGTTCAACTCCTGCCTATGTATGGCACGATCCCATGTGACCTCAGACCCTCACAGGCCAACAACCACCCCTCGCATAAAATAACATTATtcagttttcttccatttctattttacaaagaTTGCATGGTGACTTACATTTCATAGTTGACTCATGCCTTACATAAAGGAAATAAGTTTCAgaaagtatacttttttttaaagatttatttatttgagagagcgagaatgagagagagagagagtacatgagaagggggagggttagagggagaagcaggctcctcgctgagcggggagcctgatgcgggacttgatcctgggattccaggatcatgacctgagccaaaggcagttgcttaaccaactgagccacccaggcaccctcaaaaaGTATACTTTTGATAAAAGAGAACAATGTCATCTTTGTTTAGAAGGCTACAGAGGGCACAttctggaaagggaaggaagactgTAAAAGTAGAACCTGTATCCACTGgaataatattaatgataaatgagcaaaaattcatttggaaataggAAAGACCTCAATGTTGGTGCATCAGAAGTCCCAGGCCAGGGACTATGACTCACATAAAGGTCAATTAGATGTAGGTTTTAAAAGTGTTTCAATGTCTTTAGGTTTTATCTGTTTAGCTTGATGACAGTCTCATCAGGGTGTCTTATACTGCTTTTGTATACTGCTTTGCCCTTCCTCCAGACTTAACACCCTTTTGGGTACATAGAAATCAGTttagtaaagaaaaatacattaacaGTCATTGATTTGCTTGTTAGGCAGTAATCAGCTTCCTTTAGAGTTTGGAGGGTCATGCTTTCTATTCTAGGATAATTCAGTGACAGTACTCAATGCAAGATTCATTTCTGACATAACATTTTCTGAAGCTTCTTATAAAGCTAGATTGGGTTTCAAAATCACGAGGAaattacagaaaagagaaataggaaGGTTCCATAAGATACCATGGTGGAAGGATAGCTGGTGATGGCCTCTCCTCTTGTGGAGTAGTAGGTTTCACTGTAATTTGAGGCTAAGAACTCCctggaaaagatggcagagaggTAGTGAGATTTACTCATTCTATAAAGTTAATGGATAAAACCAGTTATGGGGGAGAGAAGTCTCCACGCTATTCTCAAATCTTAGCAAATTCCTCTCATGCTAAAAACACATAAGCAAAACCAATCCCACTCACATGAAAAGACATTCTACCCAGATATCATGGTTTAGTAAACACTAGAAGAGACTGAAAAAGATTCTGACAGTTTTAGCCAAGGCAGCAACTTGAGAAGAATCTACAGAAAACATTAACTAAgtaagaattatatataaatatatattgatacaaaatatatttgacgtatatggcatatatacatacacaacatATATCTTAACATATGTTAACCCAACAGCCATATATTTGGATAAAAGCAATATGTATTAATAATGGTAAATTTTGAAAACGTGGAAAAGTACAAATGAAATTGTCCTGAACTCTCACCATAGACGaccattgttaatattttcatgtaattctttatagtttttttctccACACAAGTAAATGGATGGCATTCTGAGTAATCAGTAATCAGTACTCTCCCACATCTCCTGTATCAAACCCATGGGTATCCTCAGACTGAGAACTAAGATTGTATATCTCGGAGCAAattggcagaggagtaggagacctggatttcgtctgatcccaggaattcaactggatagggatcaaaccattctgaacacctatgaactcaacaggagattgaagaaaagaatagcaacaactctccgaacagaaaagcgaccactttctggaaggtaggacgtgcggagaagtgaatccaaggcgatatccaggaggatagatggtgggggagggggcttccgccggccgcttctggcaagtgatagagcagcagagcacaatattggaacttttagaagtgggCTCTGCTgaggacgttgctccagtggctaagagggaGGTGGAACcttcgtgggacagtgtggtctaggaccctcggggtcacagaaagaccaggggtgcctgagtgcggcagagctcccaggtactggagcggggaagccagctgcaaagatggagctgaggagtgggctctcagctccgggttgccataagccatgatccatggcacagtcgggccacggctcctccagcagggacccaacaagcggcagatccggggagactccccttcttcccctgggaggagctgtgCAAGAGCGCACCGCAGAGAttggctgggtttggagactccacatggggacgtgagccagagagagaaacactcggtcacaggccaggtgagcacagagtgtggccagagaccgaggagacgggagtgactgactgcttttctctgggggcgcactgaggagtggggcctcgagttctcggctcctctggggcggagattgggaggccaccattttcactctcgtcctccaaagctgtacagaaagcttgcagggaacaaaagctcccgagagcaaacccgagcagattacttagcccagacccggcaagggtggggtaattccacctccagcaaagacatttgggaaccatggcaacaggaccctcccccagaatatcagcaagaacagcgTGGCAAGACCacgtttaccgatcaatgagaatggcagaactccagcgctaggggattctgcacatagaattcatggctttttccccatgaatctttagtctttcaaagttaatttttttaactttctttttttttaaatttttctgtttccctttttcaaccaacatcttatcaatcccttttttaaaatcattttaatttttcatttttagagtcatattctatccctttagtagttacccttatttttggtatatatatatataagttgttctctccttaaaattttgggatatagtttcttctaacagaccaaaatataccctaaatctctagtgaatggctttgttctagtctcctgtctgatcacatcctctcccttttttttaaatcctcttctttcttttttcaaccagcttcttatcaattccttttataaaatcttttataatttccatctttacagtcatattccatcccttcattgtattaacccttatttttgtacatatataagtttttctttctttaaaaatttgggaggcacttccttctaacagaccaaaatatgcccaaaatctagtgtgtggcactgatctatgcagcagcctgatcatatttgatcatattctgtttttttcttcttttgtttttgtttgtttgttgttttttctttttctttttcttttccttttcttttttctttctttccctttcttttcccacagtttcaggtcttctctgatttgtttagtgtatattttctggggacgttgttaccctgttaccattttgttctcacactcatctattctcctctggacaaaagacgggaaaaaaatcacctcaacaaaaagaacaagaggcagtaccgactgccagggacctaatcaatatggacattagtaagatgtctgaattagagttcagaatgatgatttaaaagatactagctgggcttgaaaaaaggatagaaagtattagagaaaccctttctggagaaattaaagaactaaaatctaaccaagtcaaaatcaaaaaggctattaatgacatgcaatcaaaaatagaggctctaacttctaggataaatgaggcagaagagagaattagtgatatagaagaccaaatgattgaaaatcaagaagctgagaaaaagagaaataaacaagtactggatcacgagggcagaattagagagataaatgataccataagacaaaacaacactagaataattgggatcccagaagaagaaagagagagaggggggcagaaggtatattggagcaaattatagcagagaacttccctaatttggggaaggaaacaggcatcaaaatccagaaggcacagaggatccccctcaaaatcaataaaaataggtcaacaccccgacatctaatagtaaaacttacgagtctcagagacaaagagaaaatcctgaaagcagctcaggagaagagatctgtaacttatgatgctagaaacattagattggcaacagacctatccacagagacctggcaggccagaaaggactgccatgatatcttcagagcactaaatgagaaaaatatgcagccgagaatactatatccagctaggctgtcattgaaaatagaaggaaaaataataaaagcttccaggacaaacaaaaactaaaggaatttacaaacacaaaaccagccatgcaagaaatattgaaagaggtcctctaggcaaagagagagcctaaaagtaacatagaccagaaaggaacacagacaatatacactaacagtcactttacaggcaatacaatggcactaaattcatatctttcaatagttaccctgaatataaatgggctaaatgccccaatcagaggacacaggctatcagattggatgaaaaaaaaaagaccataggAGTGTCGGAGCCGCTGCCGCCGAGTCTGGATCCAACCTCACGCGCCACTGACGCCCACCTGCCGGACGTGCACTCCCAATTCCTTTTGGTTCTAAGTCCAAAATGGCAACTCTCAAAGATCAGCTGATTCAGAATCTTCTTAAGGAAGAACATACCCCCCAGAATATGATTACAGTTGTTGGGGTTGGCGCTGTTGGCGTGGCTTGTGCCATCAGTATCTTAATGAAGGAGTTGGCCGATGAACTTGCTCTTGTTGATGTCATGGAAGACAAACTGAAGGGAGAGATGATGGATGTCCAGCATGGCAGCCTTTCCCTTAGAACACCAAAAATTGTCTCTGGCAAAGATTATAATGTGACTGCAAACTCCAAGCTGTTTATTATCACAGCTGGGGCACGTcagcaagagggagaaagccCTCTTAATTTGGTCCAGTGTAACGTGAACATCTTTAAGTTCATCATTCCTAATATCGTAAAATATAGCCCAAACTGCAAGTTGCTTGTGGTTTCCAATCCAGTGGATATCTTGACCTATGTGGCTTGGAAGATAAGTGGCTTTCCCAAAAACCGTGTTATTGGAAGTGGTTGCAATCTGGATTCAGCCTGGTTCCGTTACCTAATGGGGGAAAGACTGGGAGTTCACCCATTAAGCTGTCACGGGTGGGTCCTTGGGGAGCATGGAGACTTCAGTGTGCCTGTATGGAGTGGAGTGAACGTTGCTGGTGTCTCTCTGAAGAATCTGCACCCTGACTTAGGCACTGATGCAGATAAGGATCAGTGGAAAGAGTTTCACAAACAGGTGGTTGACAGTGCCTATGAGGTGATCAAACTGAAAGGCTACACTTCCTGGGCCATTTGGCTGTCTGTGGCAAATCTGGCCAAAAGTATAATGAAGAATCTTAGGCGGGTGCATCCAATTTCCACCATGATTAAGGGTTTCTATGGAATTAAAGATGATGTCTTCCTTAGTGTCCCTTGCATCTTGGGACAGAATGAAATTTCAGATGTTGTGAAGGTGATTCTGACTTCTGAGGAGGAGGCCCGTTTGAAGAAGAGTGCAGATACACTTTGGGGGATCCAAAAGGAGCtgcagttttaaagttttctaatgtaCCACTTCACTGTCTAGAGTATAGCAGGATTTTAGTTGGAGGTTGTGTATATTGTCCTTATTATCTGATCTGTTActcaagtaatattaaaataGCCTAAGAAAAAACGTCAGTTTCCTAAAGTTCCAAATAGGAATGGTTTACCAAACCCTGCAGCTGTATCCTGATACTGGATGATACCTGTCTTTGTAGCCCTAAATTGGTTAACGTAACTTAGCTCCACCATCTCAGAGGCTCCACTGCCAGAGCTGTGGTTGCTCTGCACACCAGATGTGTGTTTACTGTGTGTTCTGTCTCTTTGGGTTCCTTCTCCCAACACCCGACATGCCTAGTCCATCTTTTCCAGTCAGTCACATCCTGGGATCCAATGTATAAATTCAATATTGCGTGTATTTCGCATAACTGTCCTAAAGGATCTTACTTTGTGTATCATGTATGTCAGAATATAGTGTACATGGCCATATAATATAAAAAGACAATGCAACCAACTAAGTGTCATACCaactaaaatatcaaataaattttgaacggtgactcttaaaaaacaaaacaaaacaaaaacaagaccataGATATGTTATCTGCAAGTGACTCactttagatgcaaagacacctccagattgaaagtgaggggttggaaaaccattttccatgctaatggacaccaaaagaaagctggggtggcaatccttatatcacacaaattagattttaaatcaaagactgtaacaagagatgaggaaggacactatatcctacttagaggatctatccaacaagaagatctaacaattgtaaatatctatgcccctaacatgggaccagcccattatataaaccaattaataacaaaagcaaagaaacaaaatgacaacaatacaataatagtgggggagtttaacacccccctgactgaaatggacagatcatgtaagcaaaagatcaacaaggaaataaagactttaaatgacacactgaaccaaatggacttcacagatatattcagaacattcaatgccaaagcaacagaatatgcattcttctctagtgcccacggatattttccagaatagatcacatcctaggtcacaaatcaggtctcacccaGCACCAAaaactgggatcattccctgcatattttcagaccacaaggctttgaaactagaactcaatcacaagaagagtgttggaaagaactcaaattcatggaggctaaagagcatcctactaaagaatgaatgagtcaacaaggaaattaaagaagaatttaaaaaattcatggaaacgaatgaaaatgaaaacacaactgttcaaaagctttgggatgcagcaaaggcagtcctaagaggaaagtaaatagcaatacaagcctttctcaaaaagcaagaaacgtctcaagtacacaacctaaccttacacctaaaggagctggaggaagaacagcaaataaagtctaaacccagcaggagaagagaaataataaagatcgagcagaaatcaatgaaatagaaaccaaaagaacagtagaacagatcaacgaaactaggagctggttctttgaaagaattaataagattgataaacccctggccagacttatcaaaaagaaaagagaaatgacccaaataaataaaatcatccaacaccaaagaaatacaatcaactataagaacatattatgaggaactatatgccagcaaattagataacctggaagaaatggatgcattcctagagatgtatcaactaccaaaactgaaccaggaagaaatagaaaacctgaacagactataacaactaaagaaattgaaacagtcattaaaaatctcccaaaaaacaagagtccagggccagatggcttcccaggagaattctaccaaacaattaaagaagaattaattcctattcttctgaaactgttccaaaaactagaaatggaaggaaaacttccaaactcattttatgaggccagcattaccttgatcccaaaaccagacaaagaccccaacaaaaaggagaattatagaccaacatccttgatgaacatggatggaaaaattctcaccaaaaaactagccaataggatccaacagtacattaaaaaggattattcaccatgaccaagtgggatttatccctgggctgcaaggatatccacaaatcaatcaatgtgatacaatacattaataaaagaaagaacaagaatgatatgatcctctcaatagatgcagaaaaagcatttgacaaagtacagcatcctttcttgatcaaaactcttcagagtatagggatagagggtacatacctcaatatcataaaagccatctatgaaaaacacacagcgaatATTATTTTCAATGGGGAAGAAATGAGAGCTTTCCgcataaggtcaggaacatggcagggatgtccactatcacccctgctattcaacatagtattaggagtcctagccacagcaatcagagaacaaaaataaataaacggcatccaaatcagcaaagaagaaatcaaactctcactctttgcggatgatatgatactttatgtggaaaacccaaaagactccaccccaaaactgctagaactcatacaggaattcagtaaagtggcaggatataaaatcaatgcacagaaatcagtggcattcctatacaccaacaacaaggtagaagaaagagaaattaaggagtcaatatcatttacaactgcacccaaaaccataagatacctaggaatcaatctaaccaaagaggcaaagaatctgtactcagaaaactataaaatactcatgaaagaaattgaggaagacacaaagaaatggaaaaacgttccatgctcatggattggaagaacaaatattgtgaagatgtcaatgctacctagagcaatctacacattcaatgcaacacccatcaaaataccatccacttttttcaaagaaatggaacaaataatcctaaaatttgtatggaaccagaagagaccccgaatagccagaggaatcttgaaaaagaaaagcaaagctggcggcatcacaattccggacttccagctctattacaaagctgtcatcatcaagacagtatggtactggcacaaaaacagacatatcaatcaatagaacagaatagagagcccagaaatggaccctcaactctacagtcaactagtctttgacagagcaggaaagaatgtccaatggcaaaaagacagtctcttcaacaaatggtgttgggaaaattggacagccacatgcagaagaatgaaactgggccaattccttgcaccacacacaaaaatagactcaaaatggttgaaagacctaagtgtgagacaggagtccatcaacatcctaaaggagaacacaggcagcaacctcttcgatctcagcctcagcaacttcttcctagaaacgtcgccaaaggcaagggaaggaaaggcaaaaatgaactattgggacttcatcaagataaaaagcatttgtacagcaaaggaaacagtcaacaaaaccaaaagacaactgacagaatgggagaagatatttgcaaatgacatatcagataaagggctagtatccaaaatctataaagaactttttaaacccgacacccaaagaacaaatgatccaatcaagaaatgggcagaagacatgaacagacatttttccaaagaagacatccaaatggccaacagacacatgagaaagtgctcaacatcgctgagcatcagggaaatccaaatcaaaacctcaatgagataccacctcacaccagtcagaatggctaaaattaagaagtcaggaaatgacagatgttggcggggatgcggagaagggggaaccctcctacactgttggtgggaatgtaagctggtgcaaccactctggaaaacagtatagaggttcctcaaacagttgaaaatagagctaccctacaatccagcaattgtactactgtgtatttattccaaagatacaaatgtaaggatccgaaggggtacatgcaccgtgatgtttatagcagcaatgtccacaatagccaaactgtggagagagccaagatgtccatcgacagatgaatggataaagaagtggcatatatatacaatggaatattatgcagccatcaaaaggaatgagatcttgccatttgcaatgacatggatggaactggagggtattttgctgagtgaaataagtcaatcaaagaaagacatgtatcatatgaccttgctgatatgaggaattcttaatctcaggaaacaaactgagggttgctggagttgtggggggtgggagggatggggtggctgcatgatagacattggggagggtatgtgctatggtgagcgctgtgaattgtgtaagactgttgaatcatggacctatacctctgaaacaaataatacattatatgttaaaaagaagaagaagaagaagaagaacatagtaggaggggaagattgAAAGGGtgtaatcagagggggagacgaaccatgggagactatggactctgaaaaacaaactgagggttctagaggggagggggttggggggatgggttaacctggtggtgggtattaaagagggcacattctgcatggagcactgggtgttatatgtaaacaatgaatcatggaacactacatcaaaaactaataatttaATGTATGGgatttaacataacataaaaaaaaggtTGTATATCTCAACTCCCCCTGTACATGGATGCTATACCAGAACAGaagaacaaaagaggaaattatcagattttattttagccTGAAAAACACTTTTGAAACTTAGAACATTAGTCTTGAAAGTCAAGGCTTTTGAAATAGAAGAGCTAAGCTTTATGTTTCCAGAGTATCAAAATGAAGAGCTCACAGTAGTCTTCCCATAAATAAGAGACCAACAATAGTAAAAGAGAAGCCAGGCTACACCACTATCAGGGTAGACCAGGAGAAAAGCCTTGTGGAAGGGGATGGATGGAAGAAATATGATGATGGAAGGTGATTGTGTTCTCTGGAGTGAATGTAACTGCACATGGAGATAACACATAAGCAGGTAGGCCAGCATCAAAGACTTCCTAATGTGCCCCAGACCTGTTCCTAGAACCAGGAAGAGGATGGATATGAAGTTATTTCCCCCAAGACTGCCAACTTTTCATTGAACAGCACATTGTAAGTTGCTAAGGAAAAGAAGTTTGTTTATAGTCCTGCTATCTGGTGAGATCCCTGGCAACAGCCAATAGGTTGTCTATTTCTTGCTCAGTAAGAAGACATTGTTCTGTGCTCTGAAGTTCACTTAGTTCTATCCGACTTACCCCATGTGGATAACAACCATTCCATTTTAACATTCATGAGTCCACGAGAAGAAAAGTGGAATATTCACTTAGTTCTATCTGACTTACCCCATGTGGATAACAACCATTCCATTTTAACATTCATGAgtccaaaagaagaaaagtggaatATTAACTCTATTAGAGATGAAATGGTGACAGAGTAGAGAAAGCCCTAGTATCAGTACCATTACTTGGGTTCGACTGAATGTAATGAGCTCAAAATCACTTTTGAGAGGTAAAACATACTATGTTATATgaacatgaaaaacaaacagacattTATGTAGTTATAAATACATGAACATGTTCATTATTAAAATTGACATCATTCTGTCTACATAACTGTTTATCCAAGAGGCTTCCTTTAATTATCTCATAAATATGCATTTGAAAGcagatttttataaaacaaaatcaaggaaatatTTAACCTGAAGTAAAAATAACCACCTGTGCCTTCTTATTTGTCTTTCCTCAAAAAGCTggtagaataataaaaatttgctCTACTAGAGCAGAACTGGTAGATTTCCCTGCATGCCCATGTTCCATGAACGTAACTTGTCTCATTCCCATTAAGTCCCAATAGGTAGGATTATGTGTTCAGCATGCAACCGGGATGTACATTTTAGCTCAGGGACTGAATCATAGAGGACatcactttccttttttcccaaaaattatacttaaaaaagttattttcttataaaataaaggatCCTGCAGTTTTCAATTCATGAATACAAAATACTAGtatcacatttttaaacttttattttgaaaaattatagacTCATAGGTAGTTACAGAGATAGCGTAACGGAGTCTGATGTCTGTGTACCCTTCACTCAGTTTCCCCAGTAGTTATATCttacataattatagtacaataacaaaaccagaaacacacTAGTATAacacatgtgtatgtatttacatGTCATTTTATATGTGTAGATTTGTATTACACcactacaatcaagatacagaagtATTCCACCAGAATAATCTCCCTCATGCTATCTTTTTATAATCCCTGCCCCCCTCAACATCCTTAATCCCTGACAATTCAGAACAACCAGTCTGTTTTCcagatttataatttttcattttgagaatgttttatcagtggaattatatggtatatgatcttttgagattggctttttttttttttccattcagcataATGCCCTAGTGATCCACCCAAGTTGTTCCATTTCATTGCAAAGTAGCACTCCATGATATGGGTGGactacagtttgtttaaccattcatttgttgaaggatatctgagttgtttccagtttaaGACTATCATGACTAAAgctgtaaatatttgtgtatagcTCTCTGT
The sequence above is a segment of the Zalophus californianus isolate mZalCal1 chromosome 2, mZalCal1.pri.v2, whole genome shotgun sequence genome. Coding sequences within it:
- the LOC113924820 gene encoding L-lactate dehydrogenase A chain-like isoform X1; its protein translation is MATLKDQLIQNLLKEEHTPQNMITVVGVGAVGVACAISILMKELADELALVDVMEDKLKGEMMDVQHGSLSLRTPKIVSGKVDILTYVAWKISGFPKNRVIGSGCNLDSAWFRYLMGERLGVHPLSCHGWVLGEHGDFSVPVWSGVNVAGVSLKNLHPDLGTDADKDQWKEFHKQVVDSAYEVIKLKGYTSWAIWLSVANLAKSIMKNLRRVHPISTMIKGFYGIKDDVFLSVPCILGQNEISDVVKVILTSEEEARLKKSADTLWGIQKELQF
- the LOC113924820 gene encoding L-lactate dehydrogenase A chain-like isoform X2; protein product: MATLKDQLIQNLLKEEHTPQNMITVVGVGAVGVACAISILMKELADELALVDVMEDKLKGEMMDVQHGSLSLRTPKIVSGKDYNVTANSKLFIITAGARQQEGESPLNLVQCNVNIFKFIIPNIVKYSPNCKLLVVSNPVDILTYVAWKISGFPKNRVIGSGCNLDSAWFRYLMGERLGVHPLSCHGWVLGEHGDFSVPVWSGVNVAGVSLKNLHPDLGTDADKDQWKEFHKQVVDSAYEVIKLKGYTSWAIWLSVANLAKSIMKNLRRVHPISTMIKGFYGIKDDVFLSVPCILGQNEISDVVKVILTSEEEARLKKSADTLWGIQKELQF